The following proteins come from a genomic window of Terriglobia bacterium:
- a CDS encoding ABC transporter permease — protein MKKLRVFLVRFFGLFPSRSRQCEFNEELQSHLQMHIDDNLRAGMTPEEARRDAMLKLGGTEQTTQAYRERGTIPSIEKFLQDIRFAVRQLTRYPGFTITAILMLSLGMGASIAIFSFVDATLLKPLPYRDPNRLVDVTESASVFPRANLSYLDYLDWKRLNHVFSSMDIYTGRGFMMKAGNAVDLVSGARVTDGFFRTLGVKPVLGRDFYAGEDKPDAPNTVILSYGAWQRRFGGRADVIGKTVVLSDTATTIVGVLPRNFYFPPRGDAEFWVPLRPGGLCETRRSCHNLYGIARLREGISVAAARANMKAIARQLELQYPDSNRDQGAVVQPLYELIVGDVRPILLVLLAGSGLLQLIAGVNVVSLLLVRFEARRREVAVRGALGASVSRLIRQFITEAFVLVAVSLAAGLAAAYLAMRVLIGMLSEDILFSMPYLRDVGMTVHVLLYAVGVALLSWLMFSIAPAMRLSVTEMRADLNEGSRAASNTMWKRFGSNLVVVELALAMVLLVGAGLLTRSLYNLLNVDLEFEPQHLATLTVSASDEKYGKNEQQVAFAHEIERRVQRLPGVLSVAIGSRLPVSGNGNTSWIRIVGMPYNGEHHETNEREVSAGYFRTIKAPLLRGREFTETDDASHPNVVIVNEAFVRKFLPGQDPIGKKIGDTTLTPKSLREIVGVVADIREASLDGEIMPAEYLPFDQSPENYLSVIVRSSQSEASLLPSIVSTIRQIDPGVGTLDETTMMQRINDSPTAYLHRSAAYLIGGFAALALLLGIIGLYGVIAYSVGRRTREIGVRMALGAQRSSVYQLILKEAGRLAAMGIILGIVSSIVAATLLRKLLFQVHAWDLGTLSVVVLVLAVAVILASYLPARRAASLNPMDALRTE, from the coding sequence GCGAGCGCGGGACCATTCCATCCATCGAGAAGTTTCTGCAAGACATTCGTTTCGCCGTCCGCCAACTGACGCGGTACCCGGGTTTCACGATCACCGCGATCCTGATGCTCTCGCTCGGAATGGGGGCGAGCATCGCGATTTTCAGCTTCGTCGATGCAACGCTGCTGAAACCGCTACCGTATCGCGACCCCAACCGGCTGGTCGATGTCACCGAGAGCGCATCCGTCTTCCCTCGGGCAAACCTCTCTTATCTTGATTATCTCGACTGGAAGAGACTGAATCACGTCTTCAGCTCGATGGACATTTACACCGGCCGCGGATTCATGATGAAGGCCGGTAACGCGGTTGACCTGGTCTCCGGAGCGCGAGTCACCGATGGCTTCTTCCGAACCCTGGGCGTGAAGCCGGTTCTTGGCCGAGATTTCTATGCCGGAGAGGACAAGCCTGACGCCCCCAACACCGTCATCCTGAGCTATGGTGCCTGGCAGCGAAGATTCGGTGGCCGAGCCGACGTCATTGGGAAGACTGTCGTGCTGAGCGATACAGCGACGACTATTGTTGGCGTGCTTCCGCGCAACTTCTATTTTCCGCCTCGCGGGGATGCAGAATTCTGGGTTCCACTCCGTCCCGGCGGCTTGTGCGAGACTCGACGAAGCTGCCATAACCTCTATGGCATTGCGCGGCTCAGGGAAGGGATCAGCGTGGCGGCCGCTCGGGCGAACATGAAGGCCATCGCCCGCCAACTCGAGTTGCAGTATCCAGACTCGAACCGGGATCAGGGCGCCGTAGTACAACCACTCTACGAACTCATCGTCGGCGATGTCAGGCCGATTCTGCTGGTCCTGCTCGCCGGCTCCGGCCTGCTGCAATTGATTGCCGGAGTGAACGTCGTGAGTCTCCTGCTGGTGCGGTTCGAAGCCCGCCGTCGCGAAGTCGCGGTCCGCGGCGCGCTGGGTGCTTCTGTTTCGCGCCTGATTCGACAGTTCATCACCGAAGCATTTGTTCTCGTGGCTGTTTCCCTGGCCGCCGGACTGGCTGCTGCGTATCTGGCGATGCGCGTCCTGATCGGAATGCTCTCCGAGGACATCCTGTTCAGCATGCCTTACTTGCGGGACGTTGGGATGACTGTGCATGTGCTGCTGTACGCGGTCGGAGTTGCCCTGCTTTCGTGGCTGATGTTTTCGATTGCGCCCGCGATGCGCCTCTCCGTCACGGAGATGAGAGCTGATCTAAACGAGGGAAGTCGTGCCGCCTCGAACACGATGTGGAAACGTTTCGGCTCCAACCTCGTTGTCGTGGAACTGGCGCTCGCGATGGTGCTCCTGGTTGGGGCTGGATTGCTGACCCGGAGCCTTTATAACCTGTTGAACGTAGATCTTGAATTCGAGCCGCAACACCTGGCGACGCTAACCGTTAGTGCGTCTGACGAAAAGTATGGAAAGAATGAGCAGCAAGTCGCATTTGCGCATGAGATTGAGAGGCGTGTTCAGCGTTTGCCCGGTGTTCTTTCCGTCGCGATTGGCAGCAGGCTTCCAGTCAGCGGTAACGGAAACACCAGTTGGATCCGGATTGTCGGCATGCCCTATAACGGCGAACATCATGAGACCAACGAGAGGGAAGTCAGCGCAGGATATTTCAGGACGATCAAGGCTCCCCTCCTGCGCGGGCGGGAGTTCACCGAAACCGACGATGCCTCACACCCAAACGTAGTTATCGTAAACGAGGCGTTTGTCCGCAAGTTCCTGCCTGGGCAAGATCCGATCGGCAAGAAGATCGGAGATACGACGCTGACGCCAAAGTCTCTTCGGGAGATTGTCGGGGTCGTCGCCGATATCCGGGAGGCGTCGCTCGATGGCGAGATCATGCCGGCCGAATACCTTCCCTTCGATCAAAGTCCAGAGAATTATCTGAGCGTGATAGTGCGGAGTTCGCAGTCGGAAGCGTCTCTCTTGCCATCGATCGTGTCTACAATTCGCCAGATCGACCCGGGAGTTGGCACGTTGGATGAAACCACGATGATGCAGCGCATCAACGATTCGCCGACTGCATATCTGCATCGCTCCGCAGCATACCTCATTGGCGGTTTCGCAGCGTTGGCACTCCTGCTCGGGATTATCGGACTGTACGGTGTCATCGCCTATTCCGTCGGTCGCAGGACACGCGAAATTGGAGTGCGAATGGCGCTCGGCGCGCAGCGCAGCTCCGTGTATCAACTCATCCTTAAGGAGGCAGGGCGACTTGCGGCCATGGGAATCATTCTCGGTATCGTCTCCTCTATTGTTGCCGCAACCCTGCTTCGGAAGCTCCTGTTCCAGGTTCATGCGTGGGACTTGGGTACATTGAGCGTTGTCGTGCTGGTGCTGGCGGTCGCGGTCATCCTGGCGAGCTATCTCCCGGCTCGGAGGGCGGCCTCGCTTAACCCGATGGATGCACTGCGCACGGAATAA